The Coffea arabica cultivar ET-39 chromosome 10e, Coffea Arabica ET-39 HiFi, whole genome shotgun sequence region CATTTTCAAGCTTCTGTGTTTCATCCAAATAAATGGAACCAGTTTATCCATCGGTGAAAGTGATAGGCTAAGTGATGACTTGCATGAGAGTAAGTTGTTACTTGTATGTATACTAGCATTTCTGTTTCATTTCTGAGTAGATATCCAGTGCTGCTTGAACTTGTAGGATATGGCATTATTGAGAGTAGTGTCCATTAGGAGAAATTTTGGCAGTTGCCTTGGTTACATGATACTTATTTGCACCCCAAGGTATTTGAGTTTTTAGATTCTGTATAATGTAAAATGTACTGGACAAATATGTGAATATTTGGGTTACTTATCTCGTGTATTTTGTTTTACAGCTCCTGTTGCCGCTAGTCAGCTCATATAGGTATGAAGGTGATGAGGTAAACTTGCGCCTTGCAAAGTCAGAGGCTAAGATACTCCATGAGAAGATTAAGGGGAAGCATTACAGTGATGATGATGTAATTAGAATTGTGGCCACAAGGAGCAAAGCACAGGTCAATGCAACATTGAATGAATACAAGAATGAGTTTGGTAATGATATAATCAAGGTATGGAGACGATTACATTATCTCTTGGTAGATTCTTGAATTTCCTGCGTTTACATAATCTCAACGAACATCAGACTTTAAATCATCCTGAAATCTATTGAATTGCCAACTGGAATTGGCAGGATTTGGAACATGACGATGACAATGAGTTCCTTCCTATATTAAAAGCCACTTTTGAGTGTTTGGTCTACCCTGAGAACTACTTTGAGAAAGTTCTTCGCGAAGCAATCAACAAGAGGGGGACTGATGAAGGTGCTCTCACCAGAGTTGTCGCTACAAGGGCCGAGGTCGACTTGAAGATTATCAAGGACCTTTATCACAAGAGAAACAGTGTCCCTCTGCACCGTGCCATTGTCAAGGACACTCACGGAGATTATGAGAAGATGCTTGTTGCTCTGATTGGTGAGGATGATGCTTGAAGATCAGTAATAATCTAATAGCAGTCAAGTTCTATGCGCTTGTTAGCGTTATGCCTGCTGTCCCGCTTGATCAAGAACTTAGTTTGCCCTGTTCTTCATTGTGGTGGTGTGATTTGTTGAGCTTTGGTTTGCGAGTATTTTATCATCATCAATAATATAACTTGTATGTTCGGATGCTGGAGATTGAAGCTGTACTTGCACGTTTGTTCCctttgataataataaaaaaaaatttgcatctgTTTGGTAGGAGAATCCGTTggtaattaaaaagaaaaaggtgatAATGTCTACCCAGAAGAACAAGAAAGAGGACGGAAAAATGGAAAGGTACAAAAAAATGGTGACTCTTGAGTGTTATCAAGAAAAGTTCGTCCTGGTCTTTCTTGTCATATTTCCCTCAAATTTTTCCACCTACTGTAGGAGTTCATGTTCACGTTTGACGACCAGAAAAACAAGAAGCAAATGCCTAATATAAGCTGTCGTGAGACGAGAGACTTGTGGTGACCATACTGGCCTGCACTTCCAGCAATTCACGCAGGAGATGATGATGGGTCATCTTATCTGAAGTCTGACTCGTCCAAAATCTGCCATCTTTCCCCTTCTGATGTTTTGCCCGACCGTCATTTTAACCAGGCAGAAATCAGTTTTGAGATCACGTACCCAATTAATACAGCAGGCAGGCAGGAAGTTTGTTGTTCCAGACGAGAGATTAAGTGCTTCAATAATCAATTTAAATTTGGTCCCACAAAATTGACTTAGCAggcaagagactaaacaattaaGGGTCCTCTTCAACTATTTTAGTTTCCATGCACATTTTCTTATATTAAATTTGCATTAACACGTTGTGGTCCACCCAAAAGCATCTTAGTAGAGATATCGTAGTGTCAAAGGCCAATTAGTCAATCCCAGCCTCTATTGAAGTTAAGGTCCTCAATCAGGCCATTAGAAAAacaggaagaaagagaaaataggACGAATTTGAAGATGTGGTTGGGTTCCCATGAGAAGCATTTATCTCTGCTGGTCGACAGAGATATGTCCTGAAGTTGGCTTTGCAACAAGAAAGCTATACCTTTGAGCCTCTGCTTTTTCTGTCTCATGCCCTTTTGCAAACAGGCAGAAATGCTTAAACTCACCTACTTAATGATTACAATGGTTTTTACCAACATTTCCCAGAATGGCATTGACTATCAGATCATCAAATGAAcctaattagaaaaaatatgtGAAAGAGTCCGTAATGGGGGAAGAATCCGCAGCAATCTCATAGTGTTTGAATAAAAGCAAGGAAAAAACATTATCCAAAGAAATACAGAACAGGTAACAACAGAAGCTTCGTTGCCTGCATTATCTCCTATGTAAAGTATTTGACAAGTAACACTACAACATAAGGAAGAGTCACAAGTTTGGGTACTCTCTCTCAGGCTAAGGTTGAAGTTGTCACCACACTTGAACATGAAGGAAACGAGGTCAGGTAATATACATAAGGCCACACCAAAAAGAGATTTAACACTTATTCACAAAGTTTGTagcattttttctaaaaaccaCAGCAGTTGACCACCATTTCCAACATCACTTCTTCAGAAGATTGCGTGAGAAGATCTTCTTGCAGT contains the following coding sequences:
- the LOC113712061 gene encoding annexin Gh1-like is translated as MSTLIVPPHVPSVAEDCEQLHKAFEGWGTNERLIISILAHRNAGQRKAIRHAYAETYGKDLLKDLDKELSSDFERLVLLWTLDPPERDAVLTDEATKKWTKSNQVLVEIACTRPSKGLILVREAYHSRFKRSLEEDVAYHTTGDFRKLLLPLVSSYRYEGDEVNLRLAKSEAKILHEKIKGKHYSDDDVIRIVATRSKAQVNATLNEYKNEFGNDIIKDLEHDDDNEFLPILKATFECLVYPENYFEKVLREAINKRGTDEGALTRVVATRAEVDLKIIKDLYHKRNSVPLHRAIVKDTHGDYEKMLVALIGEDDA